A DNA window from Actinomadura coerulea contains the following coding sequences:
- a CDS encoding TetR/AcrR family transcriptional regulator: protein MTTSTRDRIVSESLRLFADRGYAATSVAEIEAAAGLSPGAGGLYRHFRSKEEVLSSAIREHIERTRRQISDVLTQSTAFEERPLETRLRMTCQAGLAKMREEQDLIRVLFRDLDQFPNLVAEMREGIVNPLYDGIATWLAAQPEFEGFDEDWPAVASILGGAVVNYWLANEAMYEPPTRIDEKRFVESWARLGLGLVHLERTPAT, encoded by the coding sequence ATGACGACATCTACGCGCGACCGCATCGTCTCCGAGTCGCTCCGGCTGTTCGCCGACCGGGGCTACGCGGCGACGTCGGTCGCCGAGATCGAGGCGGCGGCCGGCCTGTCCCCGGGCGCGGGCGGTCTCTACCGGCACTTCCGGTCCAAGGAGGAGGTGCTCTCCTCGGCCATCCGCGAGCACATCGAGCGGACCCGCCGGCAGATCAGCGACGTCCTCACGCAGTCCACCGCGTTCGAGGAGCGCCCGCTCGAGACCCGGCTGCGCATGACGTGCCAGGCCGGGCTGGCCAAGATGCGCGAGGAGCAGGACCTCATCCGGGTCCTGTTCCGCGACCTCGACCAGTTCCCGAACCTGGTGGCGGAGATGCGCGAGGGCATCGTCAACCCGCTGTACGACGGGATCGCCACCTGGCTGGCGGCGCAGCCCGAGTTCGAGGGCTTCGACGAGGACTGGCCCGCCGTCGCGTCCATCCTCGGCGGCGCCGTGGTGAACTACTGGCTCGCGAACGAGGCGATGTACGAGCCGCCCACGCGCATCGACGAGAAGCGGTTCGTGGAGAGCTGGGCGCGTCTCGGCCTCGGGCTGGTGCATCTGGAGCGCACACCCGCCACCTGA